A stretch of the Lolium perenne isolate Kyuss_39 chromosome 3, Kyuss_2.0, whole genome shotgun sequence genome encodes the following:
- the LOC127343289 gene encoding protein DEHYDRATION-INDUCED 19 homolog 3 isoform X2, which yields MDSEHWISRLAAAKRFYAAQLGHIDDMSGMGMEEVEMDMEDDGEMDMEMEMQLQEASARWPEVACPYCYEDYDLGSLCVHLDEDHPYEPHPAPCPICSEKVTRDMLNHITMQHGYLFKALLGGGHSHRSSNPATTTTNIYADPLLSSFGLGFATSDAEEPSKSPVPVPDGTSKLKEAPPQPWESSIDSSLTSEEREQKRKQATSRATFVQDLLFSTLFGDD from the exons ATGGACTCGGAGCACTGGATCTCGCGCCTCGCCGCCGCCAAGCGCTTCTACGCCGCGCAGCTCGGACACATCGACG ATATGTCCGGGATGGGGATGGAGGAAGTGGAGATGGACATGGAGGACGACGGGGAGAtggacatggagatggagatgcagcTCCAGGAGGCCAGCGCCAGATGGCCCGAGGTCGCGTGCCCCTACTGCTACGAGGACTACGACCTCGGATCGCTCTGCGTACACCTCGACGAAGACCACCCATACGAGCCACACCCAGCG CCCTGCCCCATCTGCTCTGAAAAGGTTACAAGGGATATGCTAAATCATATCACCATGCAACATGGTTACTTATTCAAG GCGCTTCTAGGAGGCGGTCATAGTCATAGGTCAAGCAACCCCGCGACCACAACTACGAATATTTATGCTGATCCGCTGCTTTCATCGTTTGGGCTGGGGTTTGCAACATCAGATGCCGAGGAACCATCAAAATCACCAGTTCCGGTTCCAGATGGTACTTCAAAGCTCAAGGAGGCGCCTCCTCAACCCTGGGAATCAAG TATTGACTCGTCCCTCACCAGCGAGGAAAGGGAACAAAAGCGGAAACAAGCCACTAGCAGAGCGACCTTTGTGCAAGACCTGCTCTTCTCCACTTTATTTGGAGATGACTGA
- the LOC127343289 gene encoding protein DEHYDRATION-INDUCED 19 homolog 3 isoform X1, producing MDSEHWISRLAAAKRFYAAQLGHIDDMSGMGMEEVEMDMEDDGEMDMEMEMQLQEASARWPEVACPYCYEDYDLGSLCVHLDEDHPYEPHPAPCPICSEKVTRDMLNHITMQHGYLFKNGSRLRRYVIPESRAVSLLSRDLRDAHLQALLGGGHSHRSSNPATTTTNIYADPLLSSFGLGFATSDAEEPSKSPVPVPDGTSKLKEAPPQPWESSIDSSLTSEEREQKRKQATSRATFVQDLLFSTLFGDD from the exons ATGGACTCGGAGCACTGGATCTCGCGCCTCGCCGCCGCCAAGCGCTTCTACGCCGCGCAGCTCGGACACATCGACG ATATGTCCGGGATGGGGATGGAGGAAGTGGAGATGGACATGGAGGACGACGGGGAGAtggacatggagatggagatgcagcTCCAGGAGGCCAGCGCCAGATGGCCCGAGGTCGCGTGCCCCTACTGCTACGAGGACTACGACCTCGGATCGCTCTGCGTACACCTCGACGAAGACCACCCATACGAGCCACACCCAGCG CCCTGCCCCATCTGCTCTGAAAAGGTTACAAGGGATATGCTAAATCATATCACCATGCAACATGGTTACTTATTCAAG AATGGCAGTCGGTTGCGCAGATACGTTATTCCTGAGAGCCGTGCAGTTTCTTTACTGAGTCGAGATCTACGTGATGCTCATTTGCAGGCGCTTCTAGGAGGCGGTCATAGTCATAGGTCAAGCAACCCCGCGACCACAACTACGAATATTTATGCTGATCCGCTGCTTTCATCGTTTGGGCTGGGGTTTGCAACATCAGATGCCGAGGAACCATCAAAATCACCAGTTCCGGTTCCAGATGGTACTTCAAAGCTCAAGGAGGCGCCTCCTCAACCCTGGGAATCAAG TATTGACTCGTCCCTCACCAGCGAGGAAAGGGAACAAAAGCGGAAACAAGCCACTAGCAGAGCGACCTTTGTGCAAGACCTGCTCTTCTCCACTTTATTTGGAGATGACTGA